The region gagGTTAACGATGTTAAcgataatttaaataactCTATAGATGAAGATATCCCAATTGATCATTTCCCTGCAGAGACTCAATTATTATCCTATGCTCCTTTACAAGTTGTCCCTAATGAACAGTTAACTTCAGAATTGATTAGAAATATCCCTcaacaacaaataaatttccCTACAAATGAGATTCCAaaagataaagataatatGAACTCTATATGGAAATTACCTCAATACGATATTCAAAGAACTATATCACCTATAAGGGGCGTTGAAAATAGCATTCCTCTAAACgaaaatatcaatacaAACAAAACATCAGCAAATGAAGATCATCTATTTGCtaaaaatacaattgaTCAAGATCATCACACTACGTTGACTGAACCTGGCAGAAGATCTGTTAGAAGTGatttatcaaatgaaatttcaatgacaaaggataataataataatatcacaACTGCCACTACTAAACAAGATCAAGTTGTTTTGgatgataaagataaattacaagaatttaCTACGAATTTCCCCTTCCTATTAAGACATTTACCCCTTTCATCAATGCCATTGACCTTTTCTTGTTTCAATCCACAAgtgaaaattaatttaaaacatcaaaatattttaaatttaatggCTGAACAAATAGTTTATGATTATGATATGCTAAATCAATTAGGAGTGCcaaattacaattttaaatgtaTTGAAAATGTTAATGAAGGGTTAATTAGTAATActttaacaaatatttttaatgaatttgaaagaattgatggtaataatttaatttctaatatttattcCATGAAACAACCTTCAGTTATCGTTAAAAAACATCACAGTACTGTCAAAATCCGTGCAGATTCTTATGAATttggtaaatatttaaatttaaaacctGCGAATGgcttaaaaaattttagatttttattattaactaCAGATTTTAAAGATGATTGTGCATCTTTTGTTTCCACATTTTGCCAAACTTATATTGGATTTGAATATGGATTTTGTGAACTTCCCAAATTAACTAATGATCATATCCAAGGATTAAtagttttaaaagatttagaagaacaaaaattattattattagcgGCTCAAATTGTCTCCTATtgttctaataataaaggtACAGGAAATGATGTTCCTTTGTTAATTATGCTACCCCTTTTCAATAACActttaatagaattagTGAGAATGATTTCCAAATTCGAAATTATCCAAAATGAGGTGAGGCTTAGGATCCCAAATGTTGAAATATTACTGAAAGTAATTCCCATAGATTTCATAAAGAGCCCTCTTACTTCAGTAGATGATTATACCTCTTTAAGTATTggtatttataatttattacctTCTAAATCTACAAAATTTGCCACAATTGCTCCATcgtttgaaaataaaattagttTCTCTAATTCAGTAGGGAATCCCCACTCAACAATTCATTATGACTCTTTTATTCATTTAGCTTATGCAAGAAGTGTAGATAAACGATGGGTTTTTGCTGCATTCTCAGATTCAACAGGATCATTACATACCATTAGAACTTGGTATGTGGGTACTTCAAATACTAAATTTGATAGAGCTTGTGATGAGATTTGGCAAATAGCTATGCAAATAGCCGTGACAAAATATGGCAGAATTTGTATGATTCTAACaagattaaataatgttctacctgatgatgaattaatgAATTGGCGCCATTTATCTTCAAGAAATGTTCATTTGGCTGTGGTTTGTGTAGATAATTCTTCTagaatttcatttattgataatgataaattctGCCCAAGCTTTAAACCATTGATACACAATCCTAATCTAGAAAAGAAACTGAATCctaaaaaattgaatgatTATGAATTAAGAGATATAGATCAAGATGTTTATTGTGCTATTTTCGAAAATTCTTTACCGTTAGCAAATTCTCAGCATAGATGTGCAATTAAAAGTGGTGCATTAATTAAGTTCGATACACATAATAACAAGAATGATTCAGAATCAAGAACTTGGGACACTTTTGAAGTTAATCTACTAAATTGTCCACATTCAAACAGTACACAATTATTTGAAGCAATTTTAGAAGAATTCCGTAATCtatcttctttaaatacttgGTTCAGTGTTTCAAAAGGTAATAGAACCAACGTGCCATGGCATGTACTTGCAGTGGAAAAAATGATGAACACTATGGTATACACAGACGTATTGATTCCAGAATAAgttaagaattttttttaattcgtATCTCACTTGGGCCGTCGGACATTTCCATTCTTAGAGAGTTATAATCGGAgattataaaatatctctgaaaattataaacaTCCAAACCGGTCggttgaaaaatttttttccttcttaTTAGCGCGTATCATATGCAAATTATTGGAAGGGCATCTCAATGAGCAAAACCACATGAACCGATTATCTATGGTGGGGGATACAAATGCCAATAATGCGGAATGAAGTTTTCatctaaaaaatttaccTGTCGAGGATACCTTGTATTTAAGTATctatatattgaaaacttCTCTATACGGATCTTTTTTCCtaccatttttcaattaatttcataaaGGCTGACtagaagaaaagaaatctACCAACCAATAATCACATGTCTATCGAAGCTGCTGCCAAAGAACTAAAAGCTGCCTTAAAGCAATACCCAAACTTTCCAAAAGAaggtattttatttgaagatttcTTACCAATTTTCACTAAACcagaattatttcaaaaattgattGATGCTTTCAAATCTCATTTGAATGCTGAATTTCCAAAGGTTGATTATATTGTTGGTTTAGAATCCAGAGGTTTCTTATTTGGTCCAGCTTTGGCTTTATCCATGGGTGTTGGGTTTGTTCCAGTTAGAAAAGCCGGTAAGTTACCCGGTACTTGTGTTCAAGCAACCTACCAAAAGGAATATGGTTCTGATGTTTTTGAAATGCAAAAGGAAGCTATTCCAGCTGGATCTAATGTTGTCATCGTTGATGATATCATTGCTACAGGTGGCtctgctgctgctgctggTGAATTAGTCCAAAAGGTTGGtgctaaattattagaattcgATTTCGTCATGGAATTAGATTTCTTAAAAGGTAGAGACAAGTTGCAAGCCCCAACATTTACCTTATTAAATGGCCAAGAAGAatctttaaagaaataattgtactcttttattatttatttttctcaaatgtttcttcaatatttatgttttattttattcatttttaaattttggcatttaattcaaaaaaagtaattttACATTTCACTGTATCATTAACTAGactatatttatataaaatgtCCCTTATGTAccataataaaattacCTTTGTGTTTTGATATTGTCCATTTTCTCTATATTCATGCATATTACATATGATTTTCTAtgcttatatatatgtcatcatttattatattaaaatgatCATTATCTATAAACACTGTTTATCGTCCCTTTCTGCTTTTCCAGTATCCAATATAAGGCTCCTTTGTCTCTTCTGTTATTGTCTCCATAACTGTTGAAATATAGTACTCGATACCTTTATCAGTCCAAGAAACACAATTACCGGATAGTGAAAATTTCTCTACTTTTAACCTATTCAAAATACTATCAGCGGGAATTTCATGATAAGTGTGAGGCTTTAAGTTTCGTAATGTGATCACTTTAGTACCTGGCTTTAATACTTGAATTAGCTTCTCCACCtctatatttaatttagcATCAAAAAGGAAATTATTTAGTAACAAAATATCACACTGAGGTAGCAGCTCATTTACTCTATCATTACCAAGAAAACTTTGTCTCAAAGAAAATTCTATCGGCCCTAGCTGtaatccaaataattcaCATCTTTTTGTTAATTCATCATACTGAATTTCTGCAATATCACTTgcatttttcattatctcGCATCCAAAACTTAGTTTACAACCGTACTCTAAAGAAGCTTGAATTGTACAATTACCGACACCACAACCAAGATCCATGAATACATGCTCTTGTTTCATCTGACATTGTTCAAATGCGactgataaaaaattaggAAGTAATTCTCCATAAACTTCAGAACTGAAAGATTTATATTGtcttaatttattatgGTTTGGATGGATACTTCTTGTATAAATAATGTATAAAAAATCATGTATGAATGTCTTTGGGATCATATTGTCAAAaagtttcaattttttcaaaacttcGTGACGAGGAATGGACTCAACTAGTTCATTATATTGTGTAACACATGATTTAAATAGGGATTCATCCTCATTTTCTAAAGCTAGTTCCATATTTTCTATAAGTTTATCAGATATAGAATTTTCATACTGACGtggtaaaaataataaaaaagtatattcAACTATACGACCAATCTCTAGCATAGGGTTATACCTAGACACTGCACTGTTAAATTGAATGAAATATGCTTCTTCGAAGTTGggataaataatattctttagCCAAACTATAGAATCAGGATTTAGCTCCTTAGATTTGTAACGATTCATTGACTTAGATACCTCTATTGAGTTAGTAACagttttatcaaaatttaaatgagaGTTCAGATAGTCAAGATTAAAAAGATAcctattgatttttttatattccCTACTGggaataaaataagaaCCTTCGGATAAGTTTGATTCATCCAGAGCTTGGGCATCAGTAGTCATACTAGAATGCTCTCCAATACTACTTTTTATTCGCGATTTCACGGAgattaatgatttaaaatgaGGCTGTTTAGGCTTTATACCCTTCTTGCTCCCTTGAATAGATCTGCTATTTACTCTTTCtgtttttgaatttgtaaCTCTACTTCTCTTCTTTTTAGATGGCTGTAAAACTAGGCCCCTCTTCCTACCTTTCTTCGTATGCTGATGAatcaatttaatttcatctaTTGAGTTAATATATGTAAGCTTATTTTGATTCTCCTCGATATGTCTGCCATTCATACGATTCCCAGGGAATCGAAGTTTACTTGTTCGAGAGACTTTTGTCACATAACtatctttattttgttctcttttgtttattttaccctctaaaatattcttttttgaGCTTTTAATCACGACATTTAGCTCACcctttgatttttttctttcatatttttcttcttctgtaTCAGAGACATTCAAGATTCTTTTCAGAACCATTCTATCCTTTTCAGCATCTTTCTCATATTTACTTTTATCTCTCTTCAAATGATTTTCATCGTAGGATAGGGGTTTCCTCTTTCTGAACCTTCTATTACTATTAGACTTTCTGAGATCTGATTGATCATCAATGTGAGAATCCGGGTATAtgtattgaaaattatctaCAAAGTAGTTGGCATCTTGTAGCAGAgcttttaaattattggCAAACCTACTAGTGGAGTTATTGGAGTTTGAAGTAGTATTTCCTTCGAAATGGCTTTTAGTTTCCTTTTGTTTATCTACAGAATTTAATTGTGAATTACGGGTGCGTCTACTGACTTCTCCAAAACTATCCTTAGCTGTACACACCTCTGAACCTTGGTTTATGCCGCGTTCTTTTACTAAGTCATCTTTCGGAGTCTTATTTGGCTCAGTAACAGAATATTCTGGAATTCGATTTTTAGTTCTCTGCGTTGTTggataaaaattaataaaatgatCAGCACCTGCTAGTAAATCTTTCAAGCCCATATACTTCCTTTTATGCTTCTTAGTTACCAAGTTACTATCAGGCAGCGGAAGAGAGTCCTCAAATCGATTAAGCTGAGAAGGTATTATTCCTTTCCCATAATCGTCCTGTATACTATATTTATCAGTCAATACGTAATTATTACAGCCATTAAGCTTAGTGTTTTCATCATATGCTTTGTATTCCTCAATAAAGTCTGAGCTTGTGCTTTGaatagtaatattttgatcagagacatttgaattaataacGTGCAATGGATGTGACTGAGAAGCACCCCGAGACTGACTTTTGGGAGGagtataaataatattggaCTCTTGTTTAGTCACATTAGATGCTTTAGCATCACTTGAGCCCAAAACAGTATTGTTTAGGGTAACACTAACAAAGGTGTCACTCTCACTTTCTATTGGCGTTATAGGATTTTTATTAGGTGTTAATAGACCAgtaatatcatttgaaatttttgaatttgaaatgcCATTAATACCTATGCTTGTTTGACTTACTGCGTTTTTGGagttcatttttttttttacataaAATGCATGAACTATGGAGGTCAAAAACAATAGAGATAATgtcaacaataatatacaacttaacaaaaattatgGATAGAAtggataataaaatattcagtAATTATCTGGCtagaatataataaaaaattaaaaagcCTAGTGAGAATGGGAAATGccaataataaagttttgCAAACACAGGTGAGCTATGCTTACAATTTATTGTTACAAAAGAATAGAGTTTAACCCCCCCCGTAATATCTAGAGTATGCAAGGTAAACCTCTGTTTTACAGCTCTTGCAGATATTTGGTTTAATATTGTACTCTTCATATTTTCCAGTCAGGCCATTCAATGATCTGccaaaaattaatacatTGTTTTGTAGGATCATGTATTATCGAAACGCGTTACAGTAATACTAAAATTATACGGCGCTATCATAGTATATACATATAGAAGGTCAGCGATTCAAGTTAATGCCTTATTTAATTAAGTTTAAATCTTGAACTATAGAGAAATACCCCACATTATCCAGTGATAATATCAtcagaaaaattttttcatgaTTCTACTCGACTACTCTATATAACTCatagtaatagtaatcTAGGTGCTATATTTGgtatgaataaaaaaaaaatcaaattcacGATATAGCAGGCCTCTTACTATTCTAGGTATAAAATACTCACATAGTACGcagttttattattttggtactgctgtttttttatagtactataattttaaatttacttGATTTTTGTTTATGAAGAATCCTtaatatgaaaaatgaGGCTAAATTACAGTAAATCCcaatttcatatttttagGTATATGCTATTCGTGCCAGAATTCGAAAAATTTAACAGACAGccagaaatatttattatttaatcaaatattttgaattggCATACAACCAacattcaattttttctattatcaatatccaGGGGATATATTTAGcctttttgaaatttgtcGGGTGGCCAATTATTTATGGTTTACATTAACGAATCGAAGTATATATGTGCATTATTATACCTGCATTAGAGAACAATGCCAACATCTATACAAAAGGGAGATAATGAGAATATGACGGATAATGAATCACATTCTGTCAAAAACAGCTTACAAAATAAACCATTTCAAAGTgataaactaaataacCAAGCCGAAACTGAACAAAACGAGTACATTGCAAAGGTAGAGACTCAGCCCGTAGTGAGGAAAACCTCTTGGTTTAGATGGGAGCGGTCTAGTCATGGTACATCTCTTTCTACTTCAAGTTCTATTAATGCTACTAATAACCATAATGGTAATCTGATAGAAACAAACGCAGATactttaagaaataatgCACCTTCACGAAAAGCGTCACAAAATAGTACATCTATAGAAACACCGGAATTCACTTCAGATACTGTAACCAAACATAGTACGGCAGAAATCCAAGATCCACAAAGACGAAGAACTTGGTCATTCTGGCATAAAAATAGCAAAACGAATGATATACAGGGCAACTCCGAAATCGCATCCACCAATGATGTGAATCTTGCAGATCAACGATCAATTGCAAACAGCAATAGTACTGGTTCAGACCAAAATTTGGAACCTCAGAACCCGAATAGTTTAACTAATATTCTAATACCACCGCAAGCTTACAAAAACTATTTGGAACAACTTAAGATATGGAAGGAAAACAACCCAGACTCCTCAAATaccaatactaataattctcgtgataataaacaaaaaagtAAACTTACAAATACTTATGACGCTACGATTTTATCAGAAAGGGCTGATGAATCATTACCATCGGCTAATGATCTctcaataaattcaaagGAGATACCTTCGAAATCTAATCGTTCTGATTTTGCAACCAGcgcaaatattaaagaaacaTCCAGAACTAGCCATAAAGATGTATATAGAGAGGGTGTCCATTCTAATAAGGATGATACAGAACCATATTTCCAACCTCCAAATTTGGTTGTACCCGGTTTAGAAATTCTACCAGTTGATAATACATGGAGCTCAATTACCAACtctttgaataatataagCGCAGAATTAAAGTTGACAAACAGGACAGGCATGCCATCTACTTTATCAAGGAAAGCTCCACTCCcaacattatttaatattacaGAGGGACAACAGCGTccattaaatattctaatcGTTGGTGTACATGGATTTTTCCCtacaaaaatttttagaaagGTATTTGGTGAACCAACTGGAACATCAACCAAGTTTATTAATGAAGCAGAAGCTGCTATCACAAAATATTTCGAGAGTAAAGATTTCCCGATAAAAGTAAGCAAGATTGCATTAGAAAGAGAaggtaaaatatttgacaGGGTTGACTATTTTTTCGAAGTTATGAAAAGTTGGATTGATGAAATCAATAAATCTGATTACATTTATTTTGCAGCTCATTCGCAAGGATGTCCCGTAACTTTTATGCTATTGGGTAGGCTGATAGAAACGGGATTGTTATCGTTAGATGTCTTAAACtattatgaaaatgaagaacAACCATATAAAAAGACAAAGAAAATCATTTCTATTTTAGCAATGAATGGCATTAATAATGGCCCATTTTATGGTGCAGATCAAACTCTATTAGTTCGAAGTTTACGTACAATTGAACAAGATTCATTTATggaattatttcaatttcagaATTTTGAGTCAGATAATTCTAAAGAATTGTTAAGGACACTTAAGATTGTATTTGATAACGATGTTAAGGTCACATTTGTAGGAACTGTAAACGATCAACTGGTACCGTTATACTCATCAATGTGTTCGTTTATCCATCATCCAAATATATTCCGAGCCACATTCATTGACAAGAAGTCGAACACTCCTGACTTTATTACAAGGGTATTAAAAGATGCAggaattttaattaatttggGCTATTCTGACCGTTCTATGATAAAAGAGATCAGTAGCTCATTAGAAGGCACACTAACTGGAGGTGGACACTCTTCAGCATATCATGAATGGCAGGTTTATGATTTGgcaattaaattttctttggaaacagataatttaaaagaacGCCAACCGCTAATATACTTACCTTAcaaattagataaaatGGGTACAAACGTTTATAGACTCCCTTGGTGTATGCGAAGTTTCTTGTACGAAGTTGAAAAACATTTAGGCCAGTCTGAACTAATAAAACTACAACAAGAATATAATGAATGGCACCCAATAACACAACAGGAACAGGATATTAAATTTCGTTTGGCGGGGCTAAGATCATTATTATGATGCGTTACGAATGCGAGTGACTAACTCTAATTGAACTGCAATTCATTTAAAGGAATTTCGCACTCCAAATTATCCTACCCCAACTACATCACTATTGCTTTAAAATAAACTTATAACACATTTGTTTTATGCTCTTCAGATATAATTTAGCTGCGGTTTCTACATTGGATAGCATACTTGGCTTAAGTGGATTTTAATAGATAGTCCAATGGGCAGTAAAACGAGATcatattgtttaaaaatatctcaAGACTTTTAGTTTTTGTTACCTTCAAAATCCTAGTATAAAACAATGTGACGGTCCTCTTTCAATTACTTACATTTTAAGCCATACTTTGTataaaagtatatataattacAGCAGGCTAAtgtagaaataaaaatactgCACAAATATGTAGTCTATATATTCCTTCATAGAATATTACCTTATAGGAGTATTCGccatttatatatttgtgAGAGCTTTGCTTCCACATCTTGACTACCCAACATTGTTAATTATACACTTCAGAGTATAACTAACATACATTGCttattatagaaaaaatgacattttaaaagatgGGTAAGATCACAAggtttgaataaaaatgaaactaTGCTTTATTAGAATACTTTGCATAGAGATAGATACTTGACTAAAAAATGACTAAGAGTCATCTGCTAACAAGAAACAGTGACAGAAATTTCTTTcgaaataataataatagaaactttaatatttaattatattctCATTCTATAAGCTTTATATGTCCGTGTTCTACTTGTTATTACCTGAATTACCACAAAAGTATGATAACggtttcaaatatataacaaattattattgcaaTTTTTCTAAGGCTTAAGCCATATCTGTCTAAATCTTGTTAAATGCCAAAACATATTTAATACGCTGAATAAGTTTTGACAATTCAACTCAATATATTATAGTCGACTGACAAATATCAGGACAGATAGTAAAGCTAATACGCTACTGTAATTTTCTCCAACACACCGTATTGCTCGAAGAACGCCGGAATTCTAATTTTTAGGTATGCAAACAGAATCGATAGATAGGAGCAGTTTCACAGGTTGAGAGTATAATTTctataataagaaattagaGAATACTTGCAGAATTGGTgccatttattattagtctTTTTAATGCCAGTTTTTAAACTAAACTTGTAATCATTATGGTCACTTCTTGTTTCATAAAAAACAACATTGggaatataattgaattagaagTAACTCTCATAAATATACAATAGAGGTAATTAAactttagaaaatgaaattaagatattattattagtattattattatttttattcgaCACTGCGtgttcattattattaaattatatatgaGTATTTTTATGTCATGCAACAATTGGAATAAAGTAATTTTCGCTTCGAACGAAAGCAGACGTCCAACTAACAAAAAGTAATCCCTTTATTCCACAAGAAGAAAgtgttttaaattaaatatatatactccTAAGCTGTGATGGCTTTgcaatatattcattttctatttttaatttagattTCCTTAAATCCAGCACTAGTAAAGTTTGGGTcatctttatatatttcatttgaCAGCGGAGAAATAAGCATGATGCCAAACATAATGTCGCAATAGATAAAGATTAGTTTAgcaatttaatttttaaaaataaaattattaggtATGAATGAATTAAgggatattaaaatttttttcaaggTTAATTCACTCAAAAAGTAATCGAATATAGATTTTTGAC is a window of Henningerozyma blattae CBS 6284 chromosome 5, complete genome DNA encoding:
- the TBLA0E03040 gene encoding uncharacterized protein (similar to Saccharomyces cerevisiae YML020W; ancestral locus Anc_5.554), producing MTDNESHSVKNSLQNKPFQSDKLNNQAETEQNEYIAKVETQPVVRKTSWFRWERSSHGTSLSTSSSINATNNHNGNLIETNADTLRNNAPSRKASQNSTSIETPEFTSDTVTKHSTAEIQDPQRRRTWSFWHKNSKTNDIQGNSEIASTNDVNLADQRSIANSNSTGSDQNLEPQNPNSLTNILIPPQAYKNYLEQLKIWKENNPDSSNTNTNNSRDNKQKSKLTNTYDATILSERADESLPSANDLSINSKEIPSKSNRSDFATSANIKETSRTSHKDVYREGVHSNKDDTEPYFQPPNLVVPGLEILPVDNTWSSITNSLNNISAELKLTNRTGMPSTLSRKAPLPTLFNITEGQQRPLNILIVGVHGFFPTKIFRKVFGEPTGTSTKFINEAEAAITKYFESKDFPIKVSKIALEREGKIFDRVDYFFEVMKSWIDEINKSDYIYFAAHSQGCPVTFMLLGRLIETGLLSLDVLNYYENEEQPYKKTKKIISILAMNGINNGPFYGADQTLLVRSLRTIEQDSFMELFQFQNFESDNSKELLRTLKIVFDNDVKVTFVGTVNDQLVPLYSSMCSFIHHPNIFRATFIDKKSNTPDFITRVLKDAGILINLGYSDRSMIKEISSSLEGTLTGGGHSSAYHEWQVYDLAIKFSLETDNLKERQPLIYLPYKLDKMGTNVYRLPWCMRSFLYEVEKHLGQSELIKLQQEYNEWHPITQQEQDIKFRLAGLRSLL
- the SSN2 gene encoding Ssn2p (similar to Saccharomyces cerevisiae SSN2 (YDR443C); ancestral locus Anc_5.559): MKRALSLPMNKQSSYRLEELYSSFFQIAHIDKINYHQYVFGKHDEKLIIDLEFKLRKSHPTVLVAIFSRELWCFSLNDSKLESPQLDSETFNNHLEFDKNGHFDANYSKPNLPIYYAIFLKALRKTIYINITINSNNTLIPFANTMISIRETRHHDSSNLFQISPHLFENGQLTLLLSIIQLDLIPLKLDHINNEFFCKNNALYFAPSGIRMSLFSPNANAMTKPPQDYQTLLNILEVSHGIIFPDVNSIHWIKIIPQISHLNGITPSIARYLANQSDNRFLIWPLELCFAQRPFDSPLETSSGVSSWKFNQTQELHSTFQILDDFINLKQSSSLRTPGSTSGGGFGIGTNLPMSSGGGYTDQLQHFYKNINSTGAIPNSNTQSEKHKFSPNDLTKFSPLDQPFPNSNEPFHPVLLNTPTNDLFMENNNNRKLSSPNYTELSDKNIRLSTDQFSTGSNPTPIKNEVILNDTLVDRELFGDDDDDDDDEDLFGELNDSSNDDNNVTALKLSTKSNSDEVTEEMFDMSDDEDIRTSSSKKEQYCLTTNDNAKLTNTKKHGLKRKYLDIPIDEMTLPTTPLYMDPGAPLPVETPKDRKKSVFAPLNFNPIIESNVDNKYKNGGKFSFSPQQIEEALNFDISTANISSSDDDDDDDDDDDDDDDDDEVNDVNDNLNNSIDEDIPIDHFPAETQLLSYAPLQVVPNEQLTSELIRNIPQQQINFPTNEIPKDKDNMNSIWKLPQYDIQRTISPIRGVENSIPLNENINTNKTSANEDHLFAKNTIDQDHHTTLTEPGRRSVRSDLSNEISMTKDNNNNITTATTKQDQVVLDDKDKLQEFTTNFPFLLRHLPLSSMPLTFSCFNPQVKINLKHQNILNLMAEQIVYDYDMLNQLGVPNYNFKCIENVNEGLISNTLTNIFNEFERIDGNNLISNIYSMKQPSVIVKKHHSTVKIRADSYEFGKYLNLKPANGLKNFRFLLLTTDFKDDCASFVSTFCQTYIGFEYGFCELPKLTNDHIQGLIVLKDLEEQKLLLLAAQIVSYCSNNKGTGNDVPLLIMLPLFNNTLIELVRMISKFEIIQNEVRLRIPNVEILLKVIPIDFIKSPLTSVDDYTSLSIGIYNLLPSKSTKFATIAPSFENKISFSNSVGNPHSTIHYDSFIHLAYARSVDKRWVFAAFSDSTGSLHTIRTWYVGTSNTKFDRACDEIWQIAMQIAVTKYGRICMILTRLNNVLPDDELMNWRHLSSRNVHLAVVCVDNSSRISFIDNDKFCPSFKPLIHNPNLEKKLNPKKLNDYELRDIDQDVYCAIFENSLPLANSQHRCAIKSGALIKFDTHNNKNDSESRTWDTFEVNLLNCPHSNSTQLFEAILEEFRNLSSLNTWFSVSKGNRTNVPWHVLAVEKMMNTMVYTDVLIPE
- the DOT1 gene encoding histone methyltransferase DOT1 (similar to Saccharomyces cerevisiae DOT1 (YDR440W); ancestral locus Anc_5.556) — encoded protein: MNSKNAVSQTSIGINGISNSKISNDITGLLTPNKNPITPIESESDTFVSVTLNNTVLGSSDAKASNVTKQESNIIYTPPKSQSRGASQSHPLHVINSNVSDQNITIQSTSSDFIEEYKAYDENTKLNGCNNYVLTDKYSIQDDYGKGIIPSQLNRFEDSLPLPDSNLVTKKHKRKYMGLKDLLAGADHFINFYPTTQRTKNRIPEYSVTEPNKTPKDDLVKERGINQGSEVCTAKDSFGEVSRRTRNSQLNSVDKQKETKSHFEGNTTSNSNNSTSRFANNLKALLQDANYFVDNFQYIYPDSHIDDQSDLRKSNSNRRFRKRKPLSYDENHLKRDKSKYEKDAEKDRMVLKRILNVSDTEEEKYERKKSKGELNVVIKSSKKNILEGKINKREQNKDSYVTKVSRTSKLRFPGNRMNGRHIEENQNKLTYINSIDEIKLIHQHTKKGRKRGLVLQPSKKKRSRVTNSKTERVNSRSIQGSKKGIKPKQPHFKSLISVKSRIKSSIGEHSSMTTDAQALDESNLSEGSYFIPSREYKKINRYLFNLDYLNSHLNFDKTVTNSIEVSKSMNRYKSKELNPDSIVWLKNIIYPNFEEAYFIQFNSAVSRYNPMLEIGRIVEYTFLLFLPRQYENSISDKLIENMELALENEDESLFKSCVTQYNELVESIPRHEVLKKLKLFDNMIPKTFIHDFLYIIYTRSIHPNHNKLRQYKSFSSEVYGELLPNFLSVAFEQCQMKQEHVFMDLGCGVGNCTIQASLEYGCKLSFGCEIMKNASDIAEIQYDELTKRCELFGLQLGPIEFSLRQSFLGNDRVNELLPQCDILLLNNFLFDAKLNIEVEKLIQVLKPGTKVITLRNLKPHTYHEIPADSILNRLKVEKFSLSGNCVSWTDKGIEYYISTVMETITEETKEPYIGYWKSRKGR
- the APT2 gene encoding adenine phosphoribosyltransferase APT2 (similar to Saccharomyces cerevisiae APT2 (YDR441C) and APT1 (YML022W); ancestral locus Anc_5.557), producing the protein MSIEAAAKELKAALKQYPNFPKEGILFEDFLPIFTKPELFQKLIDAFKSHLNAEFPKVDYIVGLESRGFLFGPALALSMGVGFVPVRKAGKLPGTCVQATYQKEYGSDVFEMQKEAIPAGSNVVIVDDIIATGGSAAAAGELVQKVGAKLLEFDFVMELDFLKGRDKLQAPTFTLLNGQEESLKK